A stretch of DNA from Verrucomicrobiota bacterium:
GCCGCTTTGAAGAGCAATCGCTCCTGAAATCTTCCTTGGCCGTCGTTGATGAAGGCCGAGGTTTCCTCATGCTCCTGCGCGAAGAGGGCGACAAAATCCAGGCGCCCATCCGCATTGAGATCGACCGGGAGGACATTCACCGCTCCCGTTTTCTGCACGACGCGTTGGTAGGCATAGGTACCCTCGGTCCGCTTCTCCAACCATCCGACTTCGCCTTGCTGGATGAAGCCATACGCGGCGATCACAAAGTCTCTGTCCCCATCGCCATCAAAATCGCCGGGCTGCACATCCGCGACTCGGCTGGTCTGGTCCAGGATGGTAATGGATGTGAAGCGGTGGGCGGGGTCGCCGGACAAGAGCGCCACGCTTCCGACCGGCTCGTCCGTCGGCACCGTGGCGCCGAGACATGCCACAACGATGTCCAGATGGCCGCTCTGCTTTCCGACCAGGATTTGCGCGCGCGCCGGATTCGGAAGTGTCGCGATCCGGTCCTCCTTCCAAACTCCATTCTGGTTCTGAATCCAGGTGAGCCGGGATTTTCCGGTATCGCACACGAGCACCTCAGGCCGTTTGTCCTGGTCGAGATCGACAATTTGCACGTGGCCCAGGAACGGGCGATCACGCGCATCGGCGCCCAGTGGGCTGCCCAAAGGAATTGGTTCAAAGCGCAACGGCGACTCGCTCGCGTTCGGATCATCGGCCAGCCGGGAAAGTGCCTCCGGGCTGAAGCTGAAATAGAAGTGGAGGATATCCTGAAATTCATCGTCGGTGAGTCTTGGCACACCGCGCGTTTCCATGATCTGCGCCATGCGGGACATCGTTTCGCGCCAGCTTTGCCTGGGGAGATTGGCTGGATCGGGAACCAGATGGCATCCACCGCATCTGGCAGAGAGCAAAATCTCCTTGACCCAGGCGTCGCGGCTCAGCGCCGTGCGGTTGGTCAGGAAGCCAAACTTCTGCCGCGCTAAGATCTCGGTTGATGAGTGGCAGGAACTGCATTCTCTGCGCCGCGTCGTATCGTGGCCGCGAGCTGCGTTCAGATACGTTGCGTTGAAAGCGTTGCTGGATGCATCGTGGAATTCGGCTGAATCACGTTTGTTCGATGGTTCCCTCTGGATTCGCAGCGCCACCAGCGCGACTCCGGCCAACAACACCCCGCACAAGATGACGAGGACAAGGCGTTCCGATCTGATCCCATTCATGGAGAAGCTCAGCAGTGTCTATCCAGTTCGATGGGGAGCGCACACGCCCTCGCGTGCCGTGGCCGGCGCCTCGCCGACCACAGTCTCACGGTCTAAAAACTCCTCCCCGGATGGCATACTGAGACGGCCTTCCGACCGGCGGGGCGCCGGTCGGGACACGCGAGGGCGCGTGTGCTCCCCAGTTTTGGCTGCATAGGTTACGGATCAGAAATCCGTGTTCGCCTCTTTCAGATCCAAATCCTTGATCCAGGTATTGCGATAGCGCACATCATGGCCTTCGCACTGCAACTTCAGCCCGCCCGGCGTGTCGGTGATGCCTTTGCCGCCGTCGTTCCCGCCATCAATGCCCGAACGCGCGCCGCCCCAGACCTGATTGATGGTCTGGTTGGTGTGAACCTTGATGCCATTGAAATACATCGTGAGCATCGCTTTCTCGACGCGCTGGCCGTCCTTGAACCGCGCGGCGCGGAAGACGATGTCGTAAGCGTTCCATTTGCCGGCGCCGTGGTAGGCGTGATATGGCGCTTCGGTTTCGTTGATCACCGCCCCCATGCCGTGCTTGGTTTTGTCGCCGTCGAGCACCTGGATTTCGTAACGGTTCTGGAGATACACCCCGCTGTTGCCGCCGGGTTTCATGACCAAAAACTCAATGTGGAGCCGAAAATCCCGATACGCCTTCTTCGTCACAATGTCCGCGGCGCCGTATCGTCCGCCATCGGCCGCGCGATCGTCGGTCATCACGACGGAGCCTTTGTCCACGGGATCTTCGACGATTGGCCATTTGATGGGGAGCGAGGATTTGAAGCCGGGGCCTGGCCAGTAAGTCCATTTCTCGTCGAGCATTTGGCGCGTTCCATCGATGAGAATCTCCGCTGCGGAAATGGGTTTCGCGCCGACGCCGACGCCTTCGGGAGCCGCAAGAGTGGCCAGCGAGGCGCCGAGCAAATACCCCGCGATGAAAAAGGATGGTGTGATAGGTGTCTTCATGAGGGTGGGAGCATACGCCACACGTTCGCTTCGGAGCAAGCCGCAGGCGAAGCGTTACAGCGTTACAACGTTAAATCGTTAAATCGTCTTTTCAGAATAGACTGATTGCACCAGGCCTCGGATGTAGCCGAGCGCGAACAATCGTCCGATGGTGGAGTAACCCGGCCTCTCATTGCTGTCGCCATCCATCGTGGGCACATGGTCTGGTCGGCACACGCCGTCGAAGCCGATGTCGCGGTACGCGCGCATGCACGCGACCATGTCGGTCTGGCCGTTGTCGTGGAAAGTCTCCACGAAATTCTCCGAGGTGCCGCGGACGTCGCGGAAATGGACAAAGAAAATCTTCTTTTGCTTTCCGAACTTGCGGATGACCGCGGGCAGATCCGGCGTCATGAACGTGAAGTTTCCCTGGCAAAGCGTGATGCCGTTGACTTCGCTGGGCACGAGGTCGAGCAGTCGCTGATAATTCTCGACGCTTCGCATGATGCGCGGCAACCCGCGCAGCGGCGAGAGCGGCGGATCGTCCGGGTGCATCGCCAGTTTCACCCGGGCCGTTTCAGCGACGGGCACGACGCGTTCGAGGAAGTATTTCAAATTGGCCCACAGGTCGTCTTCCGTGACTTTCTCGTATTGAGTGATCGGCTCGCCTTTCAACTGGGCGAGATCGAACGACGTCACCAGGGCGCCGCCGCGACCGCGAGTTTCGGAGGACGTGCGCGTCCAATTGTTGACCGGCATCCACTCGTAGCACCAGACCGGGATGTGCAGCTTGCCCATGTTGCGAATGAGCTCGCAGACGTCGTCGATCTGTTCGTCGCGGCCGGGCAACGCCAGTTTGATCTTGTCTGTGGGCGGCCGGCTCTCGATCACGGCCAATTCAAAGCCGCCGTCTTCGTAAGCCTTCTTGAGGCGCGCGAGAGAATTGTAGCTCCAGGGTTTCTCGTTTGAACTGTCGGCAGCCGCTCCCATTCGGGAAAACGTGCCGACGACGTGATCGGCGCCGCACTGTTTGACCAGGCGCCAAAGCCGGCTTTCCGTCGGGCCAAAAATCTCCGCGAGCTTCATGACCGGGCCGGAGGGGGCGTTTTCCTTCCGAGCAGTCGGCAAGTCATCGCGCGGCGCCGCCGCCGGCGCGGCGTTGGCATCATGGAACGAATTTCCAACCAGTCCGCTGGCGGCCGCACCTGTGGCGGCAAGGAACGTTCGACGTGTAACGGATCGTTTAGGTTTCATAGGCTCTAAGAATCTCGTGGCCATCACCCTCACCCTCAATTCGTGTTCAGCGTGGTAGGGACGGATTCCACTCCGTCCCAAATCAAGCCTTGAGGCAGACCGCCGTCCAGGAAGAGACGATGGACCAACGGAGGCACCTGGTTTTTGCGTTGTCCGGCTCTCCCTTCAAGAGACGTCTCAAGGATTAGTCAGGGACGGAGTGGAATCCGTCCCCACCAACGCTAAACAGATACCTCGCTCAACGGAGAGGGGATGTGCTTTTCATAGTTCGTGCATTAGGTTGAGGACAGCATCTCGGGCTGTGCCACCCCTGTCTTGTTCGGAACCCAACTCCACAGCCGGTCATTCGAGCGTTCCTGGTTCCATTCGTCCGTGGGCCGAAAGAAGTACCTTTCGATGTCCCAGCGCCGCTTCCGCATGCCTTCCTTGATGGCTTCCTCGTTCAATTCGATGCCGAAGCCGGGGCCGTCCGGGACTGGAATGAAACCGTCTTTGAAGAAGGGCTTGGGCACGCCGTTGACCAAATCTTCGTACCACGGCGTATCCACGTCATGATGTTCCATGGCCAGGAAGTTCTCCGTGGCCGCGGCGCAATGGATCGACCCGAACAAACCGACGGGCGAACCCGCCATGTGCATGGCCATGGCGATGCCGTGTTCCATCGCCAGATCGCCGATCTTCTTTGTCTCCAGCAAACCGCCAGAACTCATCATGTCGGGATGACAGATGGCAATGGCTTTCTTCTCGAAGAGCGGGAGGAATCCTTCTTTAAGATAAATGTCTTCGCCGGTGAGGATCGGGGTCTTACAGGCATCGCGCAGGCGGACGTATTGATCCGTGTAAAACCACGGCACCATGTCCTCCAGCCAGGCCAGGTTGAAGGGATCGAGCGCCTGGGCCAGCTTGATGCCGTCTTCGATTGCGAAATGGCCGAAGTGATCCGAAGCGAGCGGAATATCCCAGCCGACGATTTCGCGGACGTTCCCGACGTATTCCTGAATCTTAGCCAGCCCCTTCTCGGTGATTCGAGTCCCGGTGAATGGATGCGGCACCAACTGGCGAGGCTTGCCGTAGAGGTCGCGGGGATCTTTGCCGCGATCGCTCGGGGCGGTGACCGTGCCTTCGATTTGTTGCACGAGCTGGATGCCGATATCCATCTTCAGGAACGTGAATCCTTTCTCGCGGCGTTCCTTGAGTCGTTTGCCCATGACCTCTGCATCGCGGCTGGTGGTCGTGTCGGCGTACATGCGGATTTGTTCGCGGAACTTGCCGCCGAGCATTTGCCAGCACGGCACGCCCCAGGCCTTGCCCGCCAGATCCCAACAAGCCATTTCGACCGCGACCACTCCGCCGGCCTGGCGCGCGTGGTGGCCGAACTGTTTGATCTTTCGGAAAACCCGATCCACGTGACAGGGATTCTCGCCCAGGATGCGGCTCTTGAGCATCAACGCGAACGTCGGGCTGCTGCCGTCGCGAACTTCCCCGTAACCGCTGACGCCCTGGTTGGTGTCGATCCGGATCACGTACGGGTTCATGGTGGTCGGCATGCGCACCACGCGCATGTCGGTGATTTTGAGTTTGGAAGGCTCGGAAGCGGTGCGCACGCGGCCTCGGACTGCTTGGGCTTCTTCGGCGGAAAATGCCGTGCGCGCGCCCGCGGCGGTCATGGCTGCGCCGAGGCCCATTCCTCTAAGCCAATCTCGTCGTTTCATCGTGTTCATGGGTGGTTTTTGATTGATTACTCATTCAATAGTCTTTGCCGTTGGTACGGGGTCAGT
This window harbors:
- a CDS encoding VCBS repeat-containing protein, encoding MNGIRSERLVLVILCGVLLAGVALVALRIQREPSNKRDSAEFHDASSNAFNATYLNAARGHDTTRRRECSSCHSSTEILARQKFGFLTNRTALSRDAWVKEILLSARCGGCHLVPDPANLPRQSWRETMSRMAQIMETRGVPRLTDDEFQDILHFYFSFSPEALSRLADDPNASESPLRFEPIPLGSPLGADARDRPFLGHVQIVDLDQDKRPEVLVCDTGKSRLTWIQNQNGVWKEDRIATLPNPARAQILVGKQSGHLDIVVACLGATVPTDEPVGSVALLSGDPAHRFTSITILDQTSRVADVQPGDFDGDGDRDFVIAAYGFIQQGEVGWLEKRTEGTYAYQRVVQKTGAVNVLPVDLNADGRLDFVALFAQEHEETSAFINDGQGRFQERLLFKAATPSFGSSGMQMVDLDQDGDLDILFTNGDNLDLPTIIPRPYHGVQWLENKGGLNFLWRDIYRCYGAYCAVAGDLNQDGHLDLVVSTLFNDWSDPKRASLLWLENNGQQHFIPHTIATKPTHLISAALGDFDGDGWLDVVACGMYTFPPFDRMGQVTLWRNRGVRK
- a CDS encoding DUF1080 domain-containing protein, whose protein sequence is MKTPITPSFFIAGYLLGASLATLAAPEGVGVGAKPISAAEILIDGTRQMLDEKWTYWPGPGFKSSLPIKWPIVEDPVDKGSVVMTDDRAADGGRYGAADIVTKKAYRDFRLHIEFLVMKPGGNSGVYLQNRYEIQVLDGDKTKHGMGAVINETEAPYHAYHGAGKWNAYDIVFRAARFKDGQRVEKAMLTMYFNGIKVHTNQTINQVWGGARSGIDGGNDGGKGITDTPGGLKLQCEGHDVRYRNTWIKDLDLKEANTDF
- a CDS encoding TIM barrel protein, whose protein sequence is MKLAEIFGPTESRLWRLVKQCGADHVVGTFSRMGAAADSSNEKPWSYNSLARLKKAYEDGGFELAVIESRPPTDKIKLALPGRDEQIDDVCELIRNMGKLHIPVWCYEWMPVNNWTRTSSETRGRGGALVTSFDLAQLKGEPITQYEKVTEDDLWANLKYFLERVVPVAETARVKLAMHPDDPPLSPLRGLPRIMRSVENYQRLLDLVPSEVNGITLCQGNFTFMTPDLPAVIRKFGKQKKIFFVHFRDVRGTSENFVETFHDNGQTDMVACMRAYRDIGFDGVCRPDHVPTMDGDSNERPGYSTIGRLFALGYIRGLVQSVYSEKTI
- a CDS encoding mandelate racemase/muconate lactonizing enzyme family protein, with the protein product MNTMKRRDWLRGMGLGAAMTAAGARTAFSAEEAQAVRGRVRTASEPSKLKITDMRVVRMPTTMNPYVIRIDTNQGVSGYGEVRDGSSPTFALMLKSRILGENPCHVDRVFRKIKQFGHHARQAGGVVAVEMACWDLAGKAWGVPCWQMLGGKFREQIRMYADTTTSRDAEVMGKRLKERREKGFTFLKMDIGIQLVQQIEGTVTAPSDRGKDPRDLYGKPRQLVPHPFTGTRITEKGLAKIQEYVGNVREIVGWDIPLASDHFGHFAIEDGIKLAQALDPFNLAWLEDMVPWFYTDQYVRLRDACKTPILTGEDIYLKEGFLPLFEKKAIAICHPDMMSSGGLLETKKIGDLAMEHGIAMAMHMAGSPVGLFGSIHCAAATENFLAMEHHDVDTPWYEDLVNGVPKPFFKDGFIPVPDGPGFGIELNEEAIKEGMRKRRWDIERYFFRPTDEWNQERSNDRLWSWVPNKTGVAQPEMLSST